From Brienomyrus brachyistius isolate T26 chromosome 21, BBRACH_0.4, whole genome shotgun sequence, the proteins below share one genomic window:
- the LOC125716660 gene encoding SUN domain-containing ossification factor-like isoform X2: MVWSCCAPPRNETVDPELPDLPEDPGPPVPEESPIVVLVEDEEDEEESDRVTVTAVEPDDQEGEPLTSGGPDPRQLESNALCKELSGISCRATFLEYLRLWCSVTLGRRRRRQGDIHTPPTQHLDHTVQPLPEEEATSTLEEIPGQTEVPHGPTHMAETPALEPSQSPSPLLQGFITTTGTIGTSSVEMPMSSSQELLEKGAMSLRGGAQEQQESRTLDTSSEVSVSIRSFSEDPRADTEHRGTTTPTQVLPPETPLATEVPAPPGDPEGGQAVPGEAQKEADSAESPEPPQMLPDKQEESLEDLLSVTSSNGQVHRTATDFYAEQNFSDLANGNHVHGSNQKESVFMRLSNRIKALEMNMSLSGRYLEELSQRYKKQMDDMQKAFNTTIIKLQNTSKMAEEQDHKQTESIQLLQVQVHNISELLFNLSATVHSLQREASSRQTYLLLSLLLCISLGVLLCIQCCRVIAPPFPEPDSNGIYWSPKRCFSSYDDMSLLRKVPRPLVRSRSLQFSPVPADTEPLKRPPEHRKKLHTTKAEGVETLRPLVPASALPNGAAHYSRLPRGLMRAPGVVDPTSEGSSEGSSHSEESYFCGISASACSRLCSGQPPIRGKPERRGYRRRRSRLADTLATPPGAQRGGLAGFRVPALSGPV; the protein is encoded by the exons ATGGTTTGGTCATGTTGTGCTCCCCCCAGGAATGAGACTGTGGATCCGGAATTGCCGGATCTTCCTGAGGATCCAGGGCCCCCCGTGCCAGAAGAGAGTCCGATTGTGGTCCTtgtggaggatgaggaggacgaGGAAGAATCTGACCGGGTAACTGTGACTGCAGTGGAGCCTGATGACCAGGAGGGGGAGCCCTTGACCTCAGGGGGGCCTGATCCCAGGCAGCTGGAGAGCAACGCCCTCTGCAAGGAGCTCTCTGGGATCTCCTGCCGTGCCACCTTTCTGGAGTACCTCCGCCTGTGGTGCTCCGTCACTCTGGGCCGGCGACGTAGGCGTCAGGGTGACATCCACACCCCACCGACTCAACATCTGGACCACACCGTGCAGCCACTTCCTGAGGAAGAAGCCACCTCCACCCTTGAGGAGATTCCCGGGCAGACGGAGGTCCCCCACGGCCCTACTCATATGGCCGAGACTCCAGCCCTGGAGCCCAGCCAGTCCCCGTCTCCTCTGCTACAAGGCTTCATCACTACAACCGGGACCATCGGCACATCTTCGGTTGAGATGCCTATGTCCTCAAGCCAGGAGCTCCTGGAGAAGGGGGCTAtgtccttgaggggaggtgctcAGGAGCAGCAGGAGAGCCGGACTCTTGACACCAGCAGTGAGGTCAGTGTCTCCATCCGCAGCTTCTCAGAGGACCCCAGGGCTGACACTGAGCACCGAGGCACCACCACACCCACTCAAGTCCTCCCTCCTGAGACCCCCCTGGCCACGGAGGTGCCAGCTCCTCCAGGAGATCCAGAGGGAGGCCAGGCTGTGCCTGGGGAGGCCCAGAAAGAGGCAGACTCTGCAGAGTCCCCGGAGCCGCCTCAGATGCTCCCAGACAAACAggaagagtccctggaggacctCCTCAGTGTTACCTCCAGCAATGGGCAGGTCCACCGGACCGCCACAGACTTTTATGCTGAGCAGAACTTCTCCGATCTGGCCAATGGGAACCATGTGCATGGATCCAACCAGAAGGAGTCTGTCTTCATGAGGCTGAGCAACCGCATTAAAGCCTTGGAGATGAACATGTCCCTCAGCGGACGCTACCTGGAGGAACTCAGCCAGAG GTATAAGAAGCAGATGGACGACATGCAGAAAGCCTTCAACACCACCATCATCAAACTTCAGAATACCTCAAAAATGGCGGAGGAGCAG GACCACAAGCAGACCGAGTCCATCCAGCTTCTGCAGGTCCAGGTGCACAACATCTCCGAGCTGCTCTTCAACCTGTCAGCCACGGtgcacagcctgcagagagag GCCTCCAGCCGACAGACCTACCTGCTGCTCAGCctgctcctctgcatctccCTTGGGGTGCTGCTCTGCATCCAGTGCTGTAGAGTCATTGCTCCTCCGTTCCCAGAGCCTGACAGCAACGGCATCTACTGGAGCCCTAAGAG gTGTTTCTCCTCATATGATGACATGAGCCTGTTGCGGAAGGTCCCCCGTCCCCTGGTGCGGTCCCGGTCGCTCCAGTTTTCCCCAG TTCCAGCTGACACAGAGCCTCTCAAGCGCCCTCCTGAGCACAGAAAG AAGCTCCACACCACAAAGGCAGAGGGGGTGGAGACACTGCGGCCATTGGTCCCAGCCTCCGCGCTGCCCAATGGGGCTGCGCACTACAGCAGACTTCCGCGCGGCTTAATGCGCGCCCCGGGGGTAGTGGACCCGACCTCCGAGGGCTCCTCCGAGGGATCCTCCCACTCTGAGGAGTCCTACTTCTGCGGAATCTCGGCCTCAGCCTGCAGCCGCCTCTGCAGTGGGCAGCCTCCCATCAGGGGCAAGCCCGAGAGGCGGGGCTACAGACGGAGGCGCTCTAGACTGGCCGACACCTTGGCCACACCTCCAGGCGCACAGAGGGGGGGCCTTGCTGGCTTCCGGGTGCCGGCCCTTTCGGGACCTGTTTGA
- the LOC125716660 gene encoding SUN domain-containing ossification factor-like isoform X1, producing MVWSCCAPPRNETVDPELPDLPEDPGPPVPEESPIVVLVEDEEDEEESDRVTVTAVEPDDQEGEPLTSGGPDPRQLESNALCKELSGISCRATFLEYLRLWCSVTLGRRRRRQGDIHTPPTQHLDHTVQPLPEEEATSTLEEIPGQTEVPHGPTHMAETPALEPSQSPSPLLQGFITTTGTIGTSSVEMPMSSSQELLEKGAMSLRGGAQEQQESRTLDTSSEVSVSIRSFSEDPRADTEHRGTTTPTQVLPPETPLATEVPAPPGDPEGGQAVPGEAQKEADSAESPEPPQMLPDKQEESLEDLLSVTSSNGQVHRTATDFYAEQNFSDLANGNHVHGSNQKESVFMRLSNRIKALEMNMSLSGRYLEELSQRYKKQMDDMQKAFNTTIIKLQNTSKMAEEQDHKQTESIQLLQVQVHNISELLFNLSATVHSLQREASSRQTYLLLSLLLCISLGVLLCIQCCRVIAPPFPEPDSNGIYWSPKRCFSSYDDMSLLRKVPRPLVRSRSLQFSPVPADTEPLKRPPEHRKKKLHTTKAEGVETLRPLVPASALPNGAAHYSRLPRGLMRAPGVVDPTSEGSSEGSSHSEESYFCGISASACSRLCSGQPPIRGKPERRGYRRRRSRLADTLATPPGAQRGGLAGFRVPALSGPV from the exons ATGGTTTGGTCATGTTGTGCTCCCCCCAGGAATGAGACTGTGGATCCGGAATTGCCGGATCTTCCTGAGGATCCAGGGCCCCCCGTGCCAGAAGAGAGTCCGATTGTGGTCCTtgtggaggatgaggaggacgaGGAAGAATCTGACCGGGTAACTGTGACTGCAGTGGAGCCTGATGACCAGGAGGGGGAGCCCTTGACCTCAGGGGGGCCTGATCCCAGGCAGCTGGAGAGCAACGCCCTCTGCAAGGAGCTCTCTGGGATCTCCTGCCGTGCCACCTTTCTGGAGTACCTCCGCCTGTGGTGCTCCGTCACTCTGGGCCGGCGACGTAGGCGTCAGGGTGACATCCACACCCCACCGACTCAACATCTGGACCACACCGTGCAGCCACTTCCTGAGGAAGAAGCCACCTCCACCCTTGAGGAGATTCCCGGGCAGACGGAGGTCCCCCACGGCCCTACTCATATGGCCGAGACTCCAGCCCTGGAGCCCAGCCAGTCCCCGTCTCCTCTGCTACAAGGCTTCATCACTACAACCGGGACCATCGGCACATCTTCGGTTGAGATGCCTATGTCCTCAAGCCAGGAGCTCCTGGAGAAGGGGGCTAtgtccttgaggggaggtgctcAGGAGCAGCAGGAGAGCCGGACTCTTGACACCAGCAGTGAGGTCAGTGTCTCCATCCGCAGCTTCTCAGAGGACCCCAGGGCTGACACTGAGCACCGAGGCACCACCACACCCACTCAAGTCCTCCCTCCTGAGACCCCCCTGGCCACGGAGGTGCCAGCTCCTCCAGGAGATCCAGAGGGAGGCCAGGCTGTGCCTGGGGAGGCCCAGAAAGAGGCAGACTCTGCAGAGTCCCCGGAGCCGCCTCAGATGCTCCCAGACAAACAggaagagtccctggaggacctCCTCAGTGTTACCTCCAGCAATGGGCAGGTCCACCGGACCGCCACAGACTTTTATGCTGAGCAGAACTTCTCCGATCTGGCCAATGGGAACCATGTGCATGGATCCAACCAGAAGGAGTCTGTCTTCATGAGGCTGAGCAACCGCATTAAAGCCTTGGAGATGAACATGTCCCTCAGCGGACGCTACCTGGAGGAACTCAGCCAGAG GTATAAGAAGCAGATGGACGACATGCAGAAAGCCTTCAACACCACCATCATCAAACTTCAGAATACCTCAAAAATGGCGGAGGAGCAG GACCACAAGCAGACCGAGTCCATCCAGCTTCTGCAGGTCCAGGTGCACAACATCTCCGAGCTGCTCTTCAACCTGTCAGCCACGGtgcacagcctgcagagagag GCCTCCAGCCGACAGACCTACCTGCTGCTCAGCctgctcctctgcatctccCTTGGGGTGCTGCTCTGCATCCAGTGCTGTAGAGTCATTGCTCCTCCGTTCCCAGAGCCTGACAGCAACGGCATCTACTGGAGCCCTAAGAG gTGTTTCTCCTCATATGATGACATGAGCCTGTTGCGGAAGGTCCCCCGTCCCCTGGTGCGGTCCCGGTCGCTCCAGTTTTCCCCAG TTCCAGCTGACACAGAGCCTCTCAAGCGCCCTCCTGAGCACAGAAAG AAGAAGCTCCACACCACAAAGGCAGAGGGGGTGGAGACACTGCGGCCATTGGTCCCAGCCTCCGCGCTGCCCAATGGGGCTGCGCACTACAGCAGACTTCCGCGCGGCTTAATGCGCGCCCCGGGGGTAGTGGACCCGACCTCCGAGGGCTCCTCCGAGGGATCCTCCCACTCTGAGGAGTCCTACTTCTGCGGAATCTCGGCCTCAGCCTGCAGCCGCCTCTGCAGTGGGCAGCCTCCCATCAGGGGCAAGCCCGAGAGGCGGGGCTACAGACGGAGGCGCTCTAGACTGGCCGACACCTTGGCCACACCTCCAGGCGCACAGAGGGGGGGCCTTGCTGGCTTCCGGGTGCCGGCCCTTTCGGGACCTGTTTGA
- the LOC125716665 gene encoding LOW QUALITY PROTEIN: leucine rich adaptor protein 1-like (The sequence of the model RefSeq protein was modified relative to this genomic sequence to represent the inferred CDS: deleted 1 base in 1 codon), with product MEEINVGEPLVDLKDLELKVGRKAPEALMKWMREDALHLGERKLSTTERNDRDPKTEALADKIKNLKQEMLSLRSLDVRILRQLVALHEGVESLRWLLEERGPLPSRCSSLTSSQYSLAEGPDTSLRGSWSSLQDPSDRLDNISVGSYLDTLADDTDEYCSAETGLSSTPLVSEAGGQVGGGPGSPLVKPEVPREEARTVAKLVHDGVDPRRMASTPKDGCQTRVGEANCVPEKAGWRGGGQGSARPCPSEKKICKHPDAKVKAYQNGKVDPEGCRLSGRVRLEHDAHWKWVQSQDDVTFL from the exons ATGGAGGAGATTAATGTCGGTGAGCCCCTGGTAGATTTAAAAGATCTTGAATTGAAAGTCGGAAGAAAGGCTCCCGAAGCACTGATGAAATGGATGCGGGAAGACGCTCTACACCTCGGAGAGCGCAAGTTAAGCACCACGGAACGAAACGACCGAGACCCCAAGACCGAGGCACTTGCTGACAAAATAAAGAATTTAAAGCAAGAGatg CTATCCCTGCGTTCCCTGGACGTCCGCATCCTCCGCCAGCTGGTGGCGCTGCACGAGGGCGTGGAGTCCCTGCGGTGGCTGTTGGAGGAACGCGGC CCCCTGCCCAGCCGCTGCAGCAGCCTGACGAGCAGCCAGTACAGTCTGGCCGAGGGGCCCGACACCTCACTGCGGGGCAGCTGGAGCAGCCTGCAGGACCCCAGCGACCGCCTCGACAACATCTCCGTCGGCAGCTACCTGGACACGCTGGCCGACGACACCGACGAGTATTGTTCCGCCGAGACGGGCCTATCCTCCACTCCTCTGGTATCGGAGGCAGGCGGGCAAGTGGGGGGCGGCCCGGGCTCCCCCCTAGTCAAACCCGAGGTTCCCAGAGAAGAGGCGCGAACCGTGGCTAAGCTAGTCCACGATGGCGTGGATCCCCGGAGAATGGCCTCCACCCCAAAAGATGGTTGCCAGACGCGTGTTGGGGAAGCGAACTGTGTCCCGGAGAAGGCAGGCTGGCGGGGGGGTGGTCAGGGCTCTGCTCGGCCGTGCcccagtgaaaaaaaaatctgcaaacaTCCCGATGCCAAGGTGAAGGCCTACCAGAACGGTAAGGTGGACCCGGAGGGCTGCAGACTCAGCGGCAGGGTGCGCCTGGAACACGACGCTCACTGGAAGTGGGTGCAGTCGCAGGATGACGTGACGTTCCTCTGA
- the dhcr24 gene encoding delta(24)-sterol reductase translates to MGPVLYLGGLIVVFLLWVKVKGLDYVIIHQRWIFVCLFLLPLSVIFDVYYYVRAWLIFKMCSAPKQHDQRVRDIQRQVREWRKEGGKTYMCTGRPGWLTVSLRVGKYKKTHKNIVINLMDVLEVDTKRQVVRVEPLVNMGQVTALLNSIGWTLPVLPELDDLTVGGLIMGTGIESSSHIYGLFQHICVAYELVLADGSLVRCTAKENSDLYYAVPWSCGTLGFLVAAEIRIIPARAWVRLSYMPVRGSGAICQRFTQESADKENQFVEGLLFSRDEAVIMTGIMTDEAELDKVNRIGRYYKPWFFKHVEGLLREGRDAVEYIPLRHYYHRHTRSIFWELQDIIPFGNNPIFRYLFGWMVPPKISLLKLTQGETIRKLYEQHHVVQDMLVPMKHLDTAIDHFHSNIHVYPMWLCPFVLPSQPGMVHPKGDEDELYVDIGAYGEPRRKHFEARASTRQLEKFVRDIHGFQMLYADVYMDRQEFWEMFDGSLYHKLREMLGCKTAFPEVYDKICKAARH, encoded by the exons ATGGGTCCGGTTTTATATCTTGGCGGGCTAATTGTAGTGTTTCTGCTCTGGGTTAAAGTTAAGGGGCTGGACTACGTGATCATTCACCAAAGGTGGATATTCGTGTGCCTGTTCCTGCTGCCCCTGTCCGTGATCTTCGATGTGTATTACTATGTCCGAGCCTGGCTCATTTTCAAGATGTGCTCCGCTCCGAAACAGCACGACCAGCGTGTCCGCGACATACAGAGACAA GTTCGGGAGTGGAGAAAGGAAGGCGGAAAGACGTACATGTGCACAGGTCGCCCGGGCTGGCTCACCGTCTCGCTGAGGGTGGGCAAGTACAAGAAGACTCATAAGAACATCGTGATTAATCTCATGGACGTCCTGGAGGTGGACACTAAGCGACAG GTAGTGCGTGTGGAGCCTCTGGTGAACATGGGTCAGGTGACCGCTCTCCTTAACTCGATTGGCTGGACCCTCCCTGTGCTGCCCGAGCTTGACGACCTCACCGTGG GGGGCCTGATAATGGGAACAGGCATCGAGTCGTCCTCCCATATCTATGGTCTCTTCCAGCACATCTGTGTCGCCTATGAGCTGGTGCTGGCTGATGGGAGCCTGGTTCGCTGCACTGCC AAGGAGAACTCTGACCTGTACTATGCCGTCCCGTGGTCCTGCGGCACTCTGGGGTTCCTGGTAGCCGCTGAGATCCGCATCATCCCGGCACGGGCCTGGGTGAGGCTCAGCTACATGCCAGTTAGAGGCAGCGGTGCCATCTGCCAACGCTTCACCCAGGAGTCCGCCGACAAGGAGAACCAGTTCGTGGAGGGGCTGCTCTTCTCCCGGGACGAAGCCGTCATCATGACAGGAATCATGACGGACGAGGCTGAGCTGGACAAG GTCAACCGCATCGGCCGCTACTACAAGCCGTGGTTCTTCAAGCACGTGGAGGGCTTGCTGCGGGAGGGACGCGACGCTGTGGAATACATCCCTCTAAGGCACTACTACCACAGACACACCCGCAGTATCTTCTGGGAGTTGCAG GACATTATCCCATTCGGAAACAACCCCATCTTTCGGTATCTCTTTGGCTGGATGGTGCCTCCCAAAATCTCCCTGCTGAAACTGACGCAGGGGGAGACGATCCGCAAGCTGTACGAGCAGCACCACGTGGTCCAGGACATGCTGGTTCCCATGAAGCACCTGGACACGGCCATCGACCATTTCCACAGCAACATCCAT GTGTACCCCATGTGGCTGTGCCCCTTCGTGCTGCCCAGTCAGCCTGGGATGGTGCACCCCAAAGGGGACGAGGACGAGCTGTACGTGGACATCGGCGCTTATGGGGAGCCCCGGCGGAAGCACTTTGAGGCCCGAGCTTCCACCAGGCAGCTGGAGAAGTTCGTGAGAGACATTCACGG ATTCCAGATGCTGTACGCGGATGTGTATATGGACCGCcaggaattctgggaaatgttTGATGGCTCCCTCTACCATAAGCTGAGGGAGATGCTGGGCTGCAAGACAGCATTTCCCGAGGTTTACGACAAGATCTGCAAAGCTGCTCGGCACTGA